The following proteins are co-located in the Nitrospiria bacterium genome:
- a CDS encoding CBS domain-containing protein has translation MRRTDSMLGGENFDRMTAADFMETGVFYYAEDSRVDRLATAMTLGNFGSIPIVTKEKRLVGIVSEFDLLNVMRKRKELREVTAKEIMTGAPVSVHPETRADKIMDLLQRKHLIRVPVVDQEGKLVGIVARRDILRGYLKSKESVPPWWF, from the coding sequence ATGCGCCGAACGGATTCCATGCTGGGGGGCGAGAATTTCGACCGGATGACGGCGGCCGATTTCATGGAGACCGGTGTTTTCTACTATGCCGAAGATTCCCGGGTGGACCGGCTTGCGACCGCGATGACCCTGGGGAATTTCGGGAGCATTCCGATTGTCACGAAAGAGAAGCGGCTCGTAGGCATCGTAAGCGAGTTTGATCTGTTGAATGTCATGAGGAAGCGAAAAGAGTTAAGGGAGGTCACCGCGAAGGAGATCATGACGGGGGCGCCCGTTTCCGTGCATCCGGAGACCCGTGCCGACAAGATCATGGATCTGCTGCAGCGGAAGCACCTCATCCGCGTCCCGGTGGTGGATCAAGAAGGAAAGCTTGTGGGAATTGTAGCCCGCCGGGATATCCTCCGGGGTTATCTCAAATCCAAGGAATCCGTCCCCCCCTGGTGGTTTTGA